The region CTGGCGGACCGGCCACCACGTCGCGGGCCAACATCCTGCACGCGCGCGGCGTCGAGGTGCTGAACCGGCTCGGCGCGCTGGGCGACCTGCGCGAACGCGGGCTCAGCGCTCTCCAGCTGTCCATCCACCTCGAGGGCCGCCAGATCGCGGAGGTCCGCTTTGGCGAGGTCGAGGGCGCCAGGCTCTCGGCGGTGTTCATCTCCCAAGCCGAGATCGAGGGCGAGCTGCGCCGGCGCCTCGGCGAGCTGGGCGTCGAGGTCGAGTGGGGCTCGGAACTGGTCTCCGCCTCGCAGGACGACACCGGCGTCACCGCGGAGCTGAGCGGCGGTGAGCAGGTCCGGGCGCAGTGGCTCGTGGGCTGCGACGGCGCGCACAGCGCCGTCCGGCGCTTGGCCGGGATCGGCTTCCCGGGCGCACCGCTGGTCGACCAGTGGCTGCTCGCCGACGTGCACGCCGACTGGGACCGCGACCGCAGCGGCTCGGCCGGCTGGTACCACCGGGACGGCCTGCTGTTCGCGATGCCGATGCGCGAGCCCGGCCGAGACGACCTGTGGCGGATCATGTGCGACGTACCCCGCGCCGACGAGGCGCTAACCGAGCAGCAGATCCTTGACCGCCTCCGGCGGCTGCTGCCCGAGCGCACCGGGCTCACCGACGTGCGGATCACGGACGCGAAGTGGGCGTCGGCGTTCCGCATCCACCGCCGCCTGGCCGACCGCTACCGCAGCGGACGCGTGCTCCTCGCCGGCGACGCGGCGCACATCCACAGCCCCTTCGGCGGTCAGGGCATGAACACCGGCGTCGGCGACGCGGAGAACCTCGCCTGGAAGCTCGCCCTCGTGGCCCGGGGCATGGCGGGCGAGGCGCTGCTGGACACCTACGAAGCCGAGCGCCGGCCGGTCGCGGCCTACGTGCTGCGCGGCACCACCGCCAACACCAAGCTCCTGCTCGGCGGGGGCGCCGCGGGCCGGTTCCTGCGCGACCGGGTGCTGACGCCGCTGCTCAACCTGCCCGTGGTGCAGCGCATGGGCACCGACGCCGCGTCGCAGCTGCGGATCAGCTACCGGCGCGGACCGCTCGCCGCTCCGGTGCGCGGTCCGCGTCCGCGCTCCGGCGACCGGGTTCGCGACTTCGAGTGCCTGCGCGCGGATGGCACACGCACTCGGCTGCACACCGAGCTGCGCGGGCGCTGGGCGGTGGTCGGAGACGCGCCCGTCGCGCGCAAGTGGCTCGGCGACCGGGTGGTCACGTTGACCCCTACCGGG is a window of Saccharopolyspora erythraea NRRL 2338 DNA encoding:
- a CDS encoding FAD-dependent monooxygenase; the protein is MTEVLITGAGPAGLALACALRQHDVAVRVVDKAGGPATTSRANILHARGVEVLNRLGALGDLRERGLSALQLSIHLEGRQIAEVRFGEVEGARLSAVFISQAEIEGELRRRLGELGVEVEWGSELVSASQDDTGVTAELSGGEQVRAQWLVGCDGAHSAVRRLAGIGFPGAPLVDQWLLADVHADWDRDRSGSAGWYHRDGLLFAMPMREPGRDDLWRIMCDVPRADEALTEQQILDRLRRLLPERTGLTDVRITDAKWASAFRIHRRLADRYRSGRVLLAGDAAHIHSPFGGQGMNTGVGDAENLAWKLALVARGMAGEALLDTYEAERRPVAAYVLRGTTANTKLLLGGGAAGRFLRDRVLTPLLNLPVVQRMGTDAASQLRISYRRGPLAAPVRGPRPRSGDRVRDFECLRADGTRTRLHTELRGRWAVVGDAPVARKWLGDRVVTLTPTGSGDTLLVRPDGHLAWRGTDQAELGRWLENALERGRAR